One genomic segment of Labrus bergylta chromosome 17, fLabBer1.1, whole genome shotgun sequence includes these proteins:
- the fktn gene encoding fukutin, translating to MLRVNRTVVLLLLIACSSVFLLFQLYYYRKYVNKPGPHILSQTGHLTTTDVQWLTVKKFLALAQRYRLPLFLADTAALKLLSQDALRQRDRLVREPHCSFLCTGRPITSFALHANLWKYDPGFLLAAEQKGFQLLTLTGKDPRLASLDTLSGEEIPLHFLLRLHDYIIQVVFLYERSGNYMWFGALRLRADTDRSFAPFRQLDYGRHAGALDRQELVLTVLDGLDVRVPQNVSRFLYELRHARFLECRYHDARNFLQLYPEDSSPQSLDFRRKVKTLLHRVAQILTKLDIPFWLSSGTCLGWFRQCSVISYSRDVDIGIFIVDFRSDIIAAFRDAGLSLKHKFGKVEDSLELSFLSEDVKLDIFFFYEDGDIVWNGGTQAKSGRKFKYVFPRFSLCWAELLELKVRVPCETLDYVTANYGATWNIPVRSWDWKSSPSNVRENGVWPPSEWAELIQVY from the exons ATGCTTCGCGTGAACCGGACGGTCGTGTTATTGCTGCTGATCGCGTGCAGCTCGGTGTTTCTGCTGTTCCAGCTGTATTATTACCGGAAATACGTCAACAAG CCTGGCCCTCACATCCTGAGCCAAACAGGTCACCTGACCACCACTGACGTCCAATGG CTAACGGTGAAGAAGTTTTTAGCGTTAGCTCAGCGCTATAGGCTGCCGTTGTTCCTTGCTGATACCGCTGCCCTGAAGCTACTTTCCCAGGATGCTTTGAGGCAGCGTGACCGGCTGGTGCGGGAGCCACACTGCAGCTTCCTGTGCACTGGCCGGCCAATCACATCATTCGCTCTGCACGCCAACCTGTGGAAGTacgat CCTGGCTTCCTATTGGCTGCTGAGCAGAAAGGCTTCCAGCTGCTGACACTGACAGGAAAGGACCCACGATTGGCCAGTTTGGACACCCTATCAGGGGAAGAGATCCCCCTACACTTCCTGCTCCGCCTCCATGATTACATCATTCAG GTAGTGTTCCTGTACGAGCGGAGCGGGAACTACATGTGGTTTGGGGCATTACGTCTCCGCGCTGACACCGACCGAAGCTTCGCTCCATTCAGACAGCTCGACTACGGGCGCCACGCAGGAGCTCTGGACAG GCAAGAGCTGGTACTGACTGTCCTGGATGGCCTCGACGTTCGAGTCCCACAAAACGTTTCCCGCTTTCTGTATGAACTGCGTCATGCCCGTTTCCTGGAGTGTCGTTACCATGATGCTCGCAACTTCCTGCAA CTCTACCCGGAGGACTCGTCTCCACAGTCGCTGGATTTTAGGAGGAAAGTGAAGACGTTGCTTCACCGGGTCGCTCAAATCCTCACGAAGCTCGACATCCCGTTCTGGCTCAGCAGCGGCACATGTCTGG GCTGGTTTAGGCAGTGCAGCGTCATCTCGTACAGTCGAGATGTTGATATCGGGATTTTCATTGTGGATTTTAGAAGCGACATCATCGCAGCGTTCAGGGATGCTGGCCTGTCCCTCAAACACAAGTTTGGAAAA GTAGAAGACAGTCTGGAACTTTCTTTTCTTAGTGAAGACGTCaaactggacattttttttttctacgaGGACGGAGACATCGTCTGGAATGGAGGGACGCAGGCAAAGAGCGGCAGGAAGTTCAA GTACGTCTTCCCTCGTTTCTCGCTCTGCTGGGCGGAGCTTCTGGAGCTCAAAGTTCGTGTTCCATGTGAAACACTCGACTATGTGACGGCGAACTACGGCGCCACCTGGAACATCCCCGTGAGGAGCTGGGACTGGAAGTCATCGCCTAGCAATGTGCGGGAGAATGGGGTGTGGCCTCCATCTGAGTGGGCGGAGCTTATTCAAGTTTACTGA
- the ufc1 gene encoding ubiquitin-fold modifier-conjugating enzyme 1, which produces MADDATRRAVSQIPLLKTHAGPRDRALWPQRLKEEYQALIQFVEQNKEADNDWFRLESNADGTRWTGTCWFIHELLRYEFRLEFDIPVTYPDTAPEVAIPELDGKTAKMYRGGKICLTDHFAPLWARNAPRFGLAHLMALGLGPWLAVEVPDLISKGLVVHKEGQREAVE; this is translated from the coding sequence ATGGCGGACGACGCCACGCGCAGGGCCGTGTCGCAGATCCCCCTGCTGAAGACGCACGCGGGGCCGCGGGACCGGGCGCTGTGGCCGCAGCGGCTGAAGGAGGAGTACCAGGCGCTGATCCAGTTCGTGGAGCAGAATAAAGAGGCCGACAACGACTGGTTTCGCCTTGAGTCCAATGCAGACGGTACGCGCTGGACTGGTACGTGCTGGTTCATCCACGAGCTGCTGCGCTACGAGTTCCGGCTGGAGTTCGACATCCCGGTGACGTACCCGGACACCGCGCCAGAGGTGGCGATCCCGGAGCTGGACGGGAAGACCGCCAAGATGTACCGGGGCGGGAAGATTTGCCTAACCGATCACTTCGCGCCGCTCTGGGCCCGGAACGCGCCGCGCTTCGGCCTCGCGCACCTCATGGCTCTGGGACTGGGACCCTGGCTCGCGGTGGAGGTGCCCGACCTGATCAGCAAGGGGCTCGTGGTCCACAAGGAGGGTCAGCGTGAGGCTGTGGAGTGA
- the apc gene encoding adenomatous polyposis coli protein, with protein MAAASYDQLLRQVEVLKMENSNLRQELQDNSNHLTKLETEASNMKEVLKQLQGTIEEDSGEATGSQLELIERLKEMSLDSAGLKPRSRPSLPTSSSSSSASSGSGATAGPAAGTPTPAAIPRRGLPSAGRDSQDRCLEELEKERSLLLAELEKEEKEKDWYYAQLQNLTKRIDSLPLTENFTLQTDMSRRQLEFEARQIRSAMEEQLGSCQEMERRAQARVSRIQQIEKDILRLGARLHVEETQGASDSSGLAGAQSSSSRLDHEPANEASYSVPRRITSHLGTKVEMVYSLLSMLGTHDKDDMSRTLLAMSSSQDSCIAMRQSGCLPLLIQLLHGNDKDSLLLGNSRGSKEARARASAALHNIVHSQPDDKRGRREIRVLHLLEQVRHYCEACWSWQENHERGVDQEDNPMPSPVEHQICPAVCVLMKLSFDEEHRHAMNELGGLQAVAELLQVDCEMFGLSSDHYSVTLRRYAGMALTNLTFGDVANKATLCSMKGCMRAMVAQLKSDSEDLQQVIASVLRNLSWRADVNSKKTLREVGSVRALMGCALEVQKESTLKSVLSALWNLSAHCTENKADICAVDGALAFLVGTLTHRSHTNTLAIIESGGGILRNVSSLIATNEAHRQILREHGCLPTLLQHLKSHSLTIVSNACGTLWNLSARDAKDQEALWELGAVGMLRNLIHSRHKMIAMGSAAALRNLMANRPARYKDASVLSPGAGAPSLHARKQKALFEELDAQQLSETFDNIDNLSPKAGHRKGRGCNGVGGAGSTTRSYANTPVLSSPKNGDVSKRTGEDAGYARPVFPPSVRASSDSLNSVTSADGYGNRGKTKPSSEPFYPSDESEANKCCIYRKYPADLAHKIRSANHMADDDGAELDTPINYSLKYSDEQLNSGRQSPNHRSVIESDEDDQQDGRLRKRNDGAESATSGRMASVPPRYVAATATSNFGGDANSEQPIDYSLKYVADAPRKPVFKSEETAATSVPPAPPSSANKLRPPPPSTNRPATKSNQESTQTYCVEDTPICFSRGSSLSSLSSEEEEEHSDVTGRKRRGGSVGRGRGGSNDYPTLPVSEKDAHEQRQQKEAESQTAAAAPSNRARRGHHHHGHAHHHHHHHHVTSSGARTPKSPPELPYAQETPLMFSRCTSVSSLDSFSTSSIASSVRSSEPCSGVPSGVVSPSDLPDSPGHTMPPSRAKTPPLPAASQKAKDEGKALKKEEESGADILLHFATESTPHGFSRASSLSALSLDEPYIAAEMRKEEQDGGKETRKEEATQPILDESDDDDDIEILEACINMAMPKSSRKPKKQQQAAPRKPSQLPVYKLLPPQSRQRKELPLPPPEEVPRVYCVEGTPLNFSTATSLSDLTIDSPPNEIAASGLSVAPPTSAQNRRKGLPEGENGDDILAECISAAMPKAKPRKPLRAPSNSETLQAPPLPPPLPPLAPPPQQQKKKPTSPVKPMPQRAAFNVATATAAKAKPGFAFDSPRHYTPIEGTPCCFSRNDSLSSLDFDEDDGVEKDEEEKKTKEEEGRKRKQQTAAVFPRTKPATNTIASDERQKFSIEDTPVCFSRNSSLSSLSDIDQENNNKEFAPPPPPPPPERQDGGKATTEPLPQADLKPRPSAGYAPKAFHVEDTPVCFSRNSSLSSLSIDSEDDLLQECISSAMPKKKKKAAAASVSLPEPKAEEEPSEVPRSPASPDSESFDWKAIQEGANSIVCSLNAAAAAATSLSRQPSSDSDSVLSLKSVGSPFRLPAANKNTEEEEGKEGKRGGRILKGGERTTLEAKKKKEEEEEEEESKAVKGGKKVYRSLITGKPRAEPAARGRSKPRAAAVSKAPGSSDCADRGGGSSRDSTPSRSSSAANQKGGKLSQLPRTGSPGSASSSSSASKTAKQSGAARSGGVPRSESASRLSSSKKQKAEPEKPTLVRQSTFIKEAPSPTLKRKLEESAAVTLESPSSPETALPSTTRRHDINRSHSESPSRPQEVTSSRFSRTGTWKRESSSSGGGGGGGGGGGGKHSTSLPRVGTWKRTGSSSSVLSASSESSEKGRSEEESAARSKGTWRKTKSGSGDVSGGRSFTEKSEDVWVRLEDCPVNNPRSTSACSARSPTTANAPPVIDSPAPSKIPSSSSSSSSSNLNLRRSCESLDDKPPPECNQQQQNQQQNQQQPPSQHQRGQQRSGAVAARVSPFNYTPSPRKSNPDVTTTATPTTTTSSSTTPTRPSLIPTPVTKKREPKGGEGGASSGGGGGERGSYIVTSV; from the exons ATGGCGGCAGCGTCGTATGACCAGCTGCTGAGACAGGTGGAGGTGTTAAAGATGGAGAATTCAAATCTGAGACAGGAGCTGCAGGACAACTCCAACCATCTGACCAAACTGGAGACTGAGGCGTCCAACATGAAG GAAGTGCTGAAGCAGCTGCAGGGCACCATAGAAGAAGATTCTGGGGAGGCTACTGGATCTCAGCTGGAGCTCATCGAGAGACTGAAgg AGATGAGCCTGGACTCTGCAGGCTTGAAGCCCAGATCGAGGCCTTCTCTACCCACTTCGTCCTCCTCCAGCTCAGCTTCCTCTGGTTCTGGAGCCACTGCAGGACCAGCCGCAGGCACCCCCACCCCAGCTGCGATTCCCAGGAGAGGGCTGCCGTCTGCAGGCAGAGACAGCCAAGACCGCtgcctggaggagctggagaaagagag GTCTCTCCTATTGGCTgagctggagaaggaggagaaggagaaggactGGTATTACGCTCAGCTGCAGAATCTCACGAAAAGGATCGACAGCCTGCCGCTGACGGAGAAC TTTACTCTACAGACGGACATGAGTCGTCGTCAGCTGGAGTTCGAAGCTCGGCAGATCCGCTCGGCGATGGAGGAGCAGCTGGGATCCTGCcaggagatggagaggagggCTCAG gcTCGTGTGTCTCGTATTCAGCAGATAGAGAAGGACATCCTGCGGCTGGGAGCTCGTCTACAC gTGGAGGAAACTCAGGGGGCGAGCGACAGCAGCGGATTGGCTGGAGCTCAG AGCTCCAGCAGCCGATTGGACCATGAGCCGGCCAATGAGGCGAGCTACTCTGTTCCTCGACGAATTACAAGCCATCTGGGAACAAAG GTGGAGATGGTGTATAGTCTTCTGTCCATGTTGGGGACTCACGATAAAGACGACATGTCGCGGACGCTGCTTGCCATGTCGAGCTCTCAGGACTCGTGCATCGCCATGCGTCAGTCCGGCTGTCTGCCTCTGCTCATCCAGCTGCTGCACGGCAACGACAAGGACTCCCTGTTGCTAG GTAACTCTCGGGGTAGTAAAGAGGCTCGTGCACGGGCGTCGGCGGCACTGCACAACATTGTTCATAGTCAGCCGGATGATAAGCGAGGGCGCAGAGAGATCAGAGTGCTCCACCTGCTGGAACAGGTGCGTCATTACTGTGAAGCATGCTGGAGCTGGCAAGAGAACCATGAGAGGGGCGTCGACCAGGAAGACAACCCCA tgccGTCTCCTGTGGAGCATCAGATCTGTCCCGCTGTCTGCGTCCTGATGAAGCTGTCATTCGACGAAGAACATCGCCATGCCATGAACGAGCTGG GTGGTCTTCAGGCAGTGgcagagctgctgcaggtcgaCTGTGAAATGTTCGGTCTGAGCAGCGACCATTACAGTGTCACACTGCGTCGATATGCTGGTATGGCGCTCACCAACCTCACCTTTGGAGACGTAGCTAATAAG GCCACGCTGTGCTCCATGAAGGGCTGCATGAGGGCGATGGTTGCCCAGCTGAAGTCTGACAGTGAAgacctgcagcag gtgATTGCGAGTGTACTCAGAAACTTGTCATGGCGTGCTGATGTCAACAGTAAAAAGACACTGCGTGAGGTGGGCAGCGTGCGAGCGCTGATGGGCTGCGCTCTAGAAGTCCAGAag GAGTCCACTCTGAAGTCTGTACTGAGCGCGCTCTGGAACCTGTCGGCCCACTGCACCGAGAACAAGGCCGACATTTGCGCCGTGGACGGAGCGCTTGCCTTCCTGGTTGGAACCCTGACGCACCGCAGTCACACCAACACGCTGGCCATCATTGAGAGTGGTGGGGGAATCCTACGCAACGTGTCCAGCCTTATCGCCACCAATGAGGCACACAG GCAGATTCTTCGGGAACACGGCTGCCTGCCCACTCTGCTGCAGCACCTGAAGTCTCACAGTTTGACCATCGTGTCCAACGCCTGTGGGACTCTTTGGAATCTGTCAGCCAGAGACGCCAAAGACCAGGAAGCATTATGGGAGCTGGGTGCTGTGGGCATGCTGCGTAACCTCATCCACTCTCGGCACAAAATGATCGCCATGGGAAGCGCCGCTGCCCTCCGCAACCTGATGGCCAATCGGCCAGCTCGCTACAAGGATGCCAGTGTGTTGTCCCCGGGCGCCGGCGCCCCATCACTGCACGCTCGCAAACAGAAGGCTTTGTTTGAGGAGCTGGACGCCcagcagctgtcagaaaccTTCGACAACATCGACAACTTGAGCCCCAAGGCGGGGCACAGGAAGGGGCGGGGCTGTAATGGTGTAGGAGGAGCAGGGAGCACAACAAGGTCGTATGCAAACACTCCAGTGCTTTCAAGCCCGAAAAATGGAGACGTGTCTAAGAGGACAGGCGAGGATGCGGGTTACGCCCGGCCTGTGTTCCCGCCCAGCGTACGAGCGTCCAGCGACAGCCTTAACAGTGTGACGAGTGCCGATGGCTATGGAAACCGTGGAAAGACCAAACCGTCATCAGAACCATTCTATCCATCTGATGAGAGCGAGGCCAACAAGTGCTGCATCTACAGGAAGTACCCCGCTGACCTAGCCCACAAAATCCGGAGCGCCAACCACATGGCGGACGATGACGGGGCGGAGCTAGACACGCCCATCAACTACAGCCTGAAGTACTCTGATGAACAGCTGAACTCTGGGAGACAGAGTCCCAACCATCGCAGTGTGATAGAGAGCGATGAAGACGACCAACAAGATGGCCGGCTTAGAAAAAGGAATGACGGCGCTGAGTCTGCAACCAGCGGCCGCATGGCGTCTGTCCCACCTCGCTATGTCGCCGCCACCGCAACATCAAACTTTGGTGGCGACGCAAACAGTGAGCAGCCGATCGACTATAGTCTGAAGTACGTTGCTGACGCTCCCCGCAAACCAGTGTTCAAGTCTGAAGAAACTGCTGCCACCTCAGTGCCCCCTGCCCCGCCATCCTCTGCCAACAAGCTCCGCCCCCCTCCACCATCAACCAATCGTCCAGCCACAAAAAGCAACCAGGAGTCCACTCAGACGTACTGTGTCGAGGACACGCCCATCTGCTTTTCCAGAGGCAGCTCGCTGTCTTCGTTGTCgtcagaagaggaggaggagcatagTGATGTCactgggaggaagaggagaggcgGGAGTGTTGGTCGTGGTCGCGGTGGAAGTAACGACTATCCGACACTTCCTGTCAGTGAGAAGGACGCACACGAACAGAGGCAgcagaaagaggcagagagcCAAACGGCTGCCGCTGCTCCTTCCAACCGCGCAAGACgtggtcatcatcatcatggccacgcccaccaccaccatcaccaccatcatgtGACATCATCAGGCGCCAGGACTCCAAAGAGTCCTCCGGAGCTGCCGTACGCTCAGGAGACGCCGCTAATGTTTAGCCGCTGCACGTCTGTTAGCTCCCTCGACAGCTTCTCCACGTCCTCCATCGCCAGCTCTGTGCGCTCAAGCGAGCCGTGTAGTGGCGTGCCAAGTGGTGTCGTCAGCCCCAGTGACCTACCTGACAGTCCAGGACATACCATGCCACCAAGCCGTGCCAAAACGCCGCCATTACCAGCAGCAAGTCAAAAAGCAAAGGACGAGGGAAAAGCCctaaagaaggaggaggagagcggcGCCGACATCCTGCTGCACTTCGCCACAGAGAGCACGCCACATGGCTTCTCCCGAGCCTCAAGTCTGAGCGCGCTCAGTCTGGACGAGCCGTACATCGCAGCAGAGATGAGGAAGGAGGAGCAGGACGGAGGGAAGGAGACAAGGAAGGAGGAGGCGACACAACCCATCCTCGACGAATCAGACGACGACGATGACATTGAGATTCTGGAGGCGTGCATCAACATGGCCATGCCCAAATCGTCACGGAAACCAAAGAAACAGCAACAAGCAGCGCCACGGAAACCCAGCCAGCTTCCTGTTTACAAGCTCCTCCCACCTCAAAGCCGGCAGAGGAAAGAACTGCCGCTGCCACCACCGGAGGAGGTACCTAGAGTTTACTGTGTGGAAGGAACGCCACTCAACTTCTCCACCGCCACATCTCTCAGTGACCTCACTATCGACTCGCCGCCCAATGAGATAGCAGCATCCGGTTTATCAGTAGCTCCTCCCACCTCCGCCCAAAACAGGCGGAAAGGACTTCCTGAGGGGGAAAATGGCGATGACATCCTTGCAGAGTGCATCAGCGCAGCCATGCCGAAAGCGAAACCAAGAAAACCGCTCAGAGCCCCATCAAACTCTGAGACCCTACAAGCCCCGCCCCTGCCCCCACCCCTTCCTCCTCTGGCCCCGCCTCctcagcagcagaagaaaaagcCAACTTCACCTGTGAAGCCAATGCCCCAGCGGGCAGCCTTCAACGTTGCCACAGCAACAGCTGCCAAAGCAAAGCCAGGGTTTGCCTTCGACTCCCCCCGACACTACACGCCAATCGAGGGAACGCCTTGCTGCTTTTCCCGTAACGACTCCCTGAGCTCACTGGACTTTGACGAAGATGACGGCGTtgagaaagatgaagaggaaaagaaaacaaaagaagaagaaggcaggaagaggaagcagcAGACAGCAGCCGTTTTCCCTCGTACAAAACCTGCAACAAATACAATAGCGTCTGACGAGCGTCAGAAGTTTTCCATTGAGGACACGCCCGTCTGCTTCTCCAGGAACTCGTCTCTGAGCTCGCTCAGTGACATCGACCAagagaacaacaacaaggaGTTCGCTCCTCCGCCGCCACCGCCACCGCCTGAAAGGCAGGATGGAGGCAAAGCAACGACAGAGCCACTTCCTCAGGCAGATctgaagccccgcccctcaGCTGGCTACGCCCCCAAAGCGTTTCACGTTGAGGACACTCCCGTCTGCTTCTCCCGGAACTCGTCGCTCAGCTCGCTGAGCATCGACTCGGAGGACGACCTCCTGCAGGAGTGCATCAGCTCCGCCAtgcccaagaagaagaagaaagctgctgctgcctctgtctCACTTCCTGAGCCAAAAGCTGAAGAGGAGCCGTCAGAGGTACCCAGAAGCCCCGCCTCCCCCGACTCAGAGTCCTTTGACTGGAAGGCGATCCAGGAAGGAGCCAACTCCATCGTCTGCAGCCTGAACGCCGCTGCTGCAGCCGCCACTTCCCTTTCCCGCCAGCCGTCATCAGACTCTGACTCAGTGCTGTCCCTGAAGTCTGTTGGCTCGCCATTCCGTCTGCCAGCAGCCAATAAGAatacagaagaggaggaggggaaggaggggaaGCGAGGGGGCCGGATCCTGAAGGGGGGGGAACGCACCACATTGGaagccaaaaagaaaaaggaagaagaagaagaggaggaggagtcaaaGGCCGTTAAAGGCGGGAAAAAGGTGTACAGGAGTCTGATCACGGGTAAACCAAGGGCGGAGCCAGCAGCAAGGGGGCGGAGCAAACCAAGAGCAGCCGCTGTGTCTAAAGCTCCAGGAAGCAGTGACTGTGCTGACAGGGGGGGCGGGTCTTCTCGAGACTCAACGCCATCACGCTCCTcctcagcagccaatcagaaaggAGGGAAACTCTCACAACTGCCACGCACCGGCTCTCCAGGAAGTGCATCATCGTCCTCATCAGCATCAAAAACAGCCAAACAAAGTGGAGCAGCACGGAGCGGGGGCGTCCCACGGAGTGAGTCTGCATCAAGGCTCAGCAGCTCCAAGAAGCAGAAGGCGGAGCCAGAGAAACCGACGCTCGTCCGTCAGTCGACCTTCATCAAAGAAGCTCCGAGCCCAACGCTGAAGAGGAAGCTGGAAGAGTCTGCAGCAGTGACTTTAGAGTCACCGTCGAGCCCAGAGACGGCGTTACCATCAACAACCAGGAGACACGATATCAACCGCTCACACTCTGAAAGCCCGTCACGcccacaggaagtgacatcatcacGCTTCAGCCGCACCGGCACCTGGAAAAGGGAAAGTAGTAGtagtggtggaggaggaggaggagggggaggaggaggggggaagcATTCCACATCCCTGCCACGTGTGGGGACATGGAAGAGGACAGGAAGCTCGTCTTCTGTGCTGTCAGCATCATCCGAGTCCAGTGAGAAGGGgcggagcgaggaggagagcGCCGCCAGGTCAAAGGGAACCTGGAGGAAGACAAAGAGCGGCAGCGGTGATGTGTCAGGTGGGAGGAGCTTCACAGAGAAATCAGAAGATGTTTGGGTTCGTCTGGAGGATTGCCCCGTCAACAACCCACGATCCACCTCTGCCTGTTCAGCTCGCTCTCCGACCACGGCCAATGCCCCGCCTGTCATCGACAGCCCCGCCCCTTCCAagatcccctcctcctcctcctcttcctcctcgtccaaCCTCAACCTGCGACGGAGCTGTGAGAGCCTTGACGATAAGCCCCCACCTGAGtgcaatcaacaacaacaaaatcaacaacaaaatcaacaacaaccaccCTCGCAGCATCAGCGAGGTCAGCAGCGTAGTGGCGCCGTGGCGGCTCGAGTCAGCCCCTTCAACTATACACCGAGCCCGAGGAAGAGCAACCCTGATGTCACTACCACAGCCACGCCCACAACTACCACATCATCGTCCACCACACCAACACGACCCTCTCTCATCCCGACACCTGTCACTAAGAAACGGGAGCCTAAAGGCGGGGAAGGTGGCGCCAGCAGTGGCGGTGGTGGCGGTGAGCGCGGCTCTTACATCGTGACTTCAGTGTGA